One segment of Streptomyces sp. NBC_00576 DNA contains the following:
- a CDS encoding Uma2 family endonuclease — MAVLQHELTLGEAADQLSRALPGHRVEILQGRLTVTPPPDGSHALSLTKLSRAFERAGIEGSGVEWVQGVGLWLPALPEDFAIPDFSVVDEDFRDAHVTKNYYAPNVFRLVVEVTSSNWSDDLYVKVECYAQAGIPAYLIADRKHGEVLLYADPVDGKYPDPQRFKRGQSVPVPESVGVRVELSTDTLLDG; from the coding sequence GTGGCCGTACTGCAACACGAGCTGACGTTGGGCGAAGCCGCCGACCAGCTTTCCCGTGCACTGCCTGGGCACCGCGTGGAGATTCTCCAGGGGAGGCTCACTGTGACACCACCGCCGGACGGCTCGCACGCGCTGTCGCTGACGAAGCTCAGCAGGGCGTTCGAACGCGCAGGTATCGAGGGAAGCGGGGTCGAATGGGTCCAAGGCGTCGGCCTCTGGCTGCCCGCGTTGCCCGAGGACTTCGCGATCCCTGACTTCTCCGTCGTCGACGAGGACTTCCGCGACGCCCACGTCACGAAGAACTACTACGCCCCGAACGTCTTCCGCCTAGTGGTCGAAGTGACCTCCTCCAACTGGTCCGACGACCTCTATGTCAAGGTCGAGTGCTACGCCCAGGCCGGCATCCCCGCCTACCTCATCGCGGACCGCAAGCACGGCGAGGTGCTCCTCTACGCCGACCCGGTCGACGGCAAGTACCCCGACCCTCAGCGCTTCAAGCGGGGCCAGAGCGTGCCTGTTCCGGAGTCCGTCGGCGTTCGCGTCGAACTCTCTACGGACACCCTCCTCGACGGCTGA
- a CDS encoding acyl-CoA mutase large subunit family protein, translating to MTRETESGLPIEPVYRPDTLADWDPAQKLGEPGEYPFTRGVYPSMYTGRPWTMRQYAGFGTAAESNARYKDLIAHGTTGLSVAFDLPTQMGHDSDAAIARGEVGKVGVAIDSVDDMRVLFDGIPLGEVSTSMTINAPAALLLLMYQLVGEEQGVPADRLTGTIQNDVLKEYIARGTYIFPPKPSLRLTADIFRYCGAEIPRWNTISISGYHMAEAGASPAQEIAFTLADAVEYVRTAVAAGMDVDDFAPRLSFFFVARTTILEEVAKFRAARRIWARVMKDGFGAKNPKSWMLRFHTQTAGVQLTAQQPEVNLVRVAVQGLAAVLGGTQSLHTNSFDEAIALPTDKSARLALRTQQVLAHETDVTATVDPFAGSYVVERMTDDVEAAAVALMERVEDLGGAVAAIEHGFQKSEIERVAYRIAQETDAGERVVVGVNRFQLDTEEPYEPLRVDPAIEAQQTQRLAKLRAGRDQQAVDTALAALKQAAEGTANVLYPMKDALRARATVGEVCGALREVWGVYVPSNAF from the coding sequence ATGACGCGTGAGACCGAGTCGGGACTACCCATCGAACCGGTGTACAGGCCCGACACGCTCGCGGACTGGGACCCGGCTCAGAAGCTGGGCGAGCCGGGCGAGTACCCCTTCACCCGGGGCGTGTACCCCTCCATGTACACCGGCCGCCCCTGGACGATGCGCCAGTACGCCGGTTTCGGCACGGCTGCCGAGTCCAACGCCCGCTACAAGGACCTGATCGCCCACGGCACCACGGGCCTGTCCGTCGCGTTCGACCTGCCGACCCAGATGGGCCACGACAGTGACGCCGCGATCGCGCGCGGCGAGGTCGGCAAGGTGGGCGTGGCGATCGACTCGGTCGACGACATGCGGGTGCTGTTCGACGGGATCCCACTGGGCGAGGTGTCGACGTCGATGACGATCAACGCCCCCGCAGCGCTCCTGCTGCTGATGTACCAGCTGGTCGGCGAGGAACAGGGCGTCCCGGCCGACCGCCTCACGGGCACGATCCAGAACGACGTGCTCAAGGAGTACATCGCGCGCGGGACGTACATTTTCCCGCCGAAGCCCTCTCTGCGCCTGACCGCGGACATCTTCAGGTACTGCGGGGCCGAGATCCCGAGGTGGAACACGATCTCGATCTCCGGCTACCACATGGCGGAGGCGGGTGCGAGTCCCGCACAGGAGATCGCGTTCACGCTCGCGGACGCTGTCGAGTACGTCCGTACGGCGGTCGCGGCCGGTATGGACGTCGACGACTTCGCCCCGCGCCTCTCCTTCTTCTTCGTGGCCCGTACGACGATCCTGGAGGAGGTCGCCAAGTTCCGTGCGGCCAGGCGCATCTGGGCGCGGGTGATGAAGGACGGGTTCGGCGCGAAGAACCCCAAGTCGTGGATGCTGCGGTTCCACACGCAGACCGCCGGGGTACAGCTGACGGCTCAGCAGCCCGAGGTGAACCTGGTCCGGGTGGCGGTCCAGGGCCTGGCGGCGGTGCTCGGCGGCACCCAGTCCCTGCACACCAACTCCTTCGACGAGGCGATCGCCCTCCCGACCGACAAGAGCGCCCGCCTGGCCCTCCGTACCCAGCAGGTCCTCGCCCACGAGACGGACGTGACGGCGACGGTGGACCCCTTCGCCGGCTCGTACGTCGTCGAGAGGATGACGGACGACGTGGAAGCGGCGGCGGTCGCCCTGATGGAGCGGGTCGAGGACCTCGGCGGTGCGGTGGCCGCGATCGAACACGGCTTCCAGAAGAGCGAGATCGAGCGCGTCGCGTACCGCATCGCCCAGGAGACGGACGCCGGCGAGCGGGTCGTGGTCGGCGTGAACCGCTTCCAGCTCGACACGGAGGAACCGTACGAGCCCCTCCGCGTCGACCCGGCCATCGAGGCCCAGCAGACGCAGCGCCTCGCGAAACTCCGCGCGGGCCGGGACCAGCAGGCGGTCGACACGGCCCTGGCCGCCCTGAAGCAGGCGGCGGAGGGCACGGCCAACGTCCTGTACCCGATGAAGGACGCCCTGCGGGCCCGGGCGACGGTGGGGGAGGTGTGCGGGGCCTTGCGGGAGGTTTGGGGGGTTTATGTGCCCTCCAATGCCTTCTGA
- a CDS encoding L,D-transpeptidase family protein produces the protein MRKVISAVLAALAVGGCTVQTTDPDGDARSPVHIQVSHPPADGKPGATTSPAPTRTPTPASTPAPKKAPPAPPAAVLWSRGDSGRDVRELQARLRQVAWLYDGPTGSYDDLTESAVKGFQGKRGLPRTGRTDTVTWQRLLRMTREPGQWELYLMGGQPAAYPDPRCLRGRVLCISKTSRTLRWMIDGRTVSTVSVRFGSQYTPTREGVFEVYWKSRHHVSTLYDSPMPYAMFFSGGQAVHYSADFAARGYGGASHGCVNVRDETAIAAIFAEVSNGDKVVIYW, from the coding sequence ATGCGAAAGGTGATTTCCGCCGTTCTCGCGGCTCTCGCCGTGGGCGGCTGCACGGTGCAGACCACCGACCCGGACGGCGACGCTCGGTCGCCCGTGCACATCCAGGTCTCACACCCGCCCGCCGACGGCAAACCCGGCGCCACGACCTCTCCGGCGCCGACACGGACACCGACACCGGCCTCGACACCCGCGCCGAAGAAGGCGCCCCCCGCGCCGCCCGCCGCCGTTCTCTGGTCGCGCGGTGACAGCGGGCGGGACGTGCGCGAACTCCAGGCACGGCTGCGCCAGGTCGCCTGGCTCTACGACGGGCCGACCGGGTCGTACGACGACCTGACGGAGAGCGCCGTGAAGGGCTTCCAGGGCAAGCGCGGGCTGCCGCGCACCGGAAGGACCGACACCGTCACCTGGCAGCGGCTGCTGCGGATGACGCGCGAGCCCGGACAGTGGGAGCTGTATCTGATGGGCGGGCAGCCGGCCGCCTATCCCGACCCGCGCTGCCTCCGGGGCAGGGTGCTGTGCATCAGCAAGACGAGCCGCACGCTGCGCTGGATGATCGACGGCCGGACCGTCTCGACGGTGTCCGTGCGGTTCGGCAGCCAGTACACCCCGACCCGGGAAGGAGTCTTCGAGGTCTACTGGAAGTCACGGCACCATGTGTCGACGCTGTACGACTCCCCGATGCCCTACGCGATGTTCTTCAGCGGCGGACAGGCGGTCCATTACTCCGCCGACTTCGCGGCCCGCGGCTACGGCGGCGCCTCGCACGGCTGTGTGAACGTACGGGACGAGACGGCGATCGCCGCGATCTTCGCCGAGGTGAGCAACGGCGACAAGGTCGTCATCTACTGGTGA
- a CDS encoding RNA polymerase sigma factor: MQGDDAELTTAVLAAQAGDETAFRTVYRSVHPRLLGYVRTLVGDPDAEDVTSEAWLQIARDLNRFSGDADRFRGWAARIARNRALDHIRMRGRRPAIGGDETELSGRAADSDTAGEAMESLATDSTLSLIARLPQDQAEAVVLRVVVGLDAKTAAETLGKRPGAVRTAAHRGLRRLAELLGEDPDATASLDALPPPREPHGRAVTSAGVTHTRSRTQKDM, translated from the coding sequence GTGCAGGGGGACGACGCGGAGCTGACCACCGCGGTGCTTGCGGCACAGGCCGGGGACGAGACCGCGTTCCGGACTGTGTACCGCTCGGTGCACCCACGGCTGCTCGGATATGTACGGACGCTGGTCGGCGACCCGGACGCCGAGGACGTGACGTCCGAGGCCTGGCTCCAGATCGCCCGTGACCTGAACCGATTCAGCGGGGACGCGGACCGGTTCCGGGGCTGGGCCGCGCGGATCGCCCGCAACCGTGCCCTCGATCACATACGTATGCGTGGGCGCCGTCCGGCGATAGGCGGCGACGAGACCGAGCTGTCCGGCCGGGCCGCCGACTCCGACACGGCGGGCGAGGCCATGGAGTCCCTGGCCACCGACAGCACCCTTTCCCTCATCGCCCGGTTGCCGCAGGACCAGGCCGAGGCCGTCGTCCTGCGCGTGGTCGTCGGCCTCGATGCCAAGACCGCCGCCGAGACCCTCGGCAAGCGCCCCGGAGCCGTCCGCACGGCGGCGCACCGCGGTCTGAGACGGCTCGCGGAGTTGCTCGGGGAGGACCCGGACGCGACCGCCTCGCTCGACGCGCTGCCACCTCCACGGGAACCGCACGGACGTGCGGTTACGTCGGCCGGTGTGACGCATACGCGTTCGCGGACGCAGAAGGACATGTGA
- a CDS encoding DUF4328 domain-containing protein: MFSKRGQDSAPTGPVIQPHGPAWLRSPVGLGKAVAAMLGLVIAVDLFAVYADITMYDVMGSLAKNSHPYDIYGIVQRDADRADSLYTAAGYIQTATFFATAVVFLIWFLRVRVNAEVFNPFGHRMKRGWTGWCWFVPIVSLWFPRRIMLDIWDASSPAGTRAPHVLVNAWWAVWLVALFTSRDDFGTFDRADTAIRIRDGVVQVLLSDATDIAAAVLAILVVLRLTRMQQEKALRGPVPADV; encoded by the coding sequence ATGTTCAGCAAGCGCGGCCAGGATTCCGCTCCGACCGGCCCCGTCATCCAGCCGCACGGACCGGCATGGCTGCGTTCGCCGGTCGGACTCGGCAAGGCCGTCGCGGCAATGCTCGGCCTGGTCATCGCCGTCGACCTCTTCGCCGTCTACGCCGACATCACCATGTACGACGTGATGGGGTCCCTCGCGAAGAACAGCCACCCCTACGACATCTACGGCATCGTCCAGCGCGACGCCGATCGCGCGGACTCGCTCTACACCGCCGCCGGATACATACAGACGGCGACCTTCTTCGCGACGGCCGTCGTCTTCCTCATCTGGTTTCTGCGCGTGCGGGTCAACGCCGAGGTGTTCAACCCGTTCGGGCACAGGATGAAGCGCGGCTGGACGGGCTGGTGCTGGTTCGTGCCGATCGTGAGCCTGTGGTTCCCCCGCCGGATCATGCTGGACATCTGGGACGCGAGCAGCCCTGCGGGCACCCGCGCCCCGCACGTGCTCGTCAACGCCTGGTGGGCGGTGTGGCTCGTCGCGCTCTTCACCAGCCGGGACGATTTCGGCACGTTCGACCGCGCCGACACGGCGATCAGGATCCGGGACGGCGTCGTCCAGGTGCTGCTCTCCGACGCCACCGACATCGCGGCCGCCGTACTCGCGATCCTCGTCGTGCTCCGGCTGACCCGCATGCAACAGGAGAAGGCCCTGCGCGGCCCCGTCCCCGCGGACGTCTGA